The following nucleotide sequence is from Erythrobacter aurantius.
AACCTTGGGGAGGGATTCGACCGCGCTTCTGAGCGAGGCGAGCGGGTTCTTGATTTCATGCGCGACATCTGCCGCGAAGCTGTCAACCGCGTCGATCCGCTGCCGCAGGGCCTGCGTCATGTCGGAAACCGATCGCGCCAACTGGCCGATCTCGTCGCTGCGTTCGGGCAGGCGCGGCACCTCGACGTCGCGTTCGCGCCCCTGCCGCACCTTTTGCGCGGCGCGGGCCAGCAATTGCAGCGGGGTGACGATGGTGCGGGCAAGATAGAGCGACAGCAGCGCCGAAGCACCCAGCACCACCAGCACCGCCACCAGCAGCGCCGAACGCGCCGAGCGCACGCTTTCGGTGATGTCCACCGCATTGCGCACCGTCAGCAGCGTTGCCCCGTTGAGGCCGACAGGCGCGGCGGCGGTAATCACCGGTGTTCCGTCGACCCAGTCGTAGAGCCGGACCTGGCTCAACCCTTGTTCGCGTGCCTGCACCAGTTCCGGCCAAGCATCGGCGGTTTGTGCTTCCGGTTCGACATAGTCGGTTACCGCCTCGGCGCTGACTATGGTGTCGACGGTGCGATCGAGCCAGCGGGCGAATTGCTGATCCCAGGTGTCATCGGTGATATCGTTCAATTCAAAAGCCGGATCGGCAAGCGCGAAGCTGTCTGCCCATAGCCGCCCTTCGGCATCGAACATGCGCATCCGCATCCGTTGTTCGCGCCCGATCTGCACCAGCAGCGCCTCTTGCCGCTCACGGGTTGCGCCAGCCAAGGCCTCGGCGGTGATCTGCGCCTCGATCCGGGCGAGCTTGAAGCGTTCGTTGATGAGCTGCGTGCGATAGGTGTCGAGATAGAACAGTCCGCCCGAAAGCAGCGCCAGCGGCAGGATGTTGACGATCAGGATGCGCGCGGTGAGCGAGAAGCGCCCGGTCAGCGTTCCGCGTTCGCTTGTGCGCGCAATCGGTTGGGAATCCTCGCCTGCGGCAACGGGTTGCATTTCAGCCATCGGTGAAACTGTATCCCGCTCCATACAGCGTATCGATCGCGCCGAATTCGGGATCGACCGCACGGAATTTCCGCCGCATTCGCTTGATATGGCTGT
It contains:
- a CDS encoding sensor histidine kinase; translated protein: MAEMQPVAAGEDSQPIARTSERGTLTGRFSLTARILIVNILPLALLSGGLFYLDTYRTQLINERFKLARIEAQITAEALAGATRERQEALLVQIGREQRMRMRMFDAEGRLWADSFALADPAFELNDITDDTWDQQFARWLDRTVDTIVSAEAVTDYVEPEAQTADAWPELVQAREQGLSQVRLYDWVDGTPVITAAAPVGLNGATLLTVRNAVDITESVRSARSALLVAVLVVLGASALLSLYLARTIVTPLQLLARAAQKVRQGRERDVEVPRLPERSDEIGQLARSVSDMTQALRQRIDAVDSFAADVAHEIKNPLASLRSAVESLPKVQNADTRRELEQIITHDVRRIDRLVTEISDASRIDAEMSRATLERIDMAELIRAIIGSREDRSENLDRKIVLQTRGFAAFVLGVGARLERVIENLLDNAVSFSPPDAPIEVLVDNDGDCVTVMVCDSGPGIPEGSREKVFKRFHSVRPDEEAFGNHSGLGLAIARAIAEAHDGSLIAQARPDGGTGACLRFRLPAAK